One segment of Tenrec ecaudatus isolate mTenEca1 chromosome 1, mTenEca1.hap1, whole genome shotgun sequence DNA contains the following:
- the LOC142452621 gene encoding calmodulin-1 — MADQLTEEQIAEFKEAFSLFDKDGDGTITTKELGTVMRSLGQNPTEAELQDMINEVDADGNGTIDFPEFLTMMARKMKDTDSEEEIREAFRVFDKDGNGYISAAELRHVMTNLGEKLTDEEVDEMIREADIDGDGQVNYEEFVQMMTAK, encoded by the coding sequence ATGGCTGACCAACTGACTGAAGAGCAAATTGCAGAATTCAAGGAAGCTTTCTCACTATTTGACAAGGATGGTGACGGAACTATAACCACAAAGGAACTGGGGACTGTCATGAGGTCTCTGGGGCAGAATCCCACAGAAGCAGAGTTACAAGACATGATTAATGAAGTAGATGCTGATGGTAATGGCACAATTGACTTCCCGGAATTTCTGACAATGATGGCAAGAAAAATGAAGGACACAGACAGTGAAGAAGAAATCAGAGAAGCATTCCGTGTGTTCGATAAGGATGGCAATGGCTACATTAGTGCAGCAGAACTTCGTCACGTGATGACAAACCTTGGAGAGAAGTTAACAGACGAAGAGGTTGATGAAATGATCAGGGAAGCAGATATTGATGGGGATGGTCAAGTAAACTATGAAGAGTTTGTACAAATGATGACAGCAAAGTGA